CATCTAAATTTAGATTTTCCTGTTGAACCGAAAGAATTTTATAACCCTTAAGATCAATCAGTGATCCAAAAACATCTTCCCCATTATTTCCATTCGAAACGCTCACATTAGAATGAGTTACTCCACCATTCCCCTTTACCTCTTTATTAAAAACGATAAAGCCCCCTTTGCCCTTAGCACAGGACAACAAAACAAACAAGAAAGGTAAAATTAACTTAAAACACATATTACATATTTTATCTGTAAACTCAATCCTACTAACTACTGGTTTCAATTAAAGTTCTGCAAAGCAAAAAATGCCTCACTAAAATTCTCTTCAAAGTTATTTTTATTTAACATAGAATCTATCACTAACCTGTTACTTGCCTGATAAAGATTATCAAAAATAACATCTTCTTTAACATGATTAGACTCAACAGAATAACCACCTCTTAAGTTTAAGGAAAACACATAAATCTTACGATCTGCCAAAAAAGGCTTAGACCAATGGTTTTCTTTTAAAGCAAAGATAATATCATAAAAATCTTTACTGTCTTTAAACCCCGATAATTCCTCTCCCAAAGTGCTAGGATAAACGCTCATATTGTAAGCAAGATTTACAATATCTTTTTTTAGTGCCAATTTATGGTTTCTAAGAGCTTTTTGCACCCCATCGGTACCCATCTCAACAACAACACCATCAAGCTTATTTTCAAGAAAAGTCTCAATAACGCTCGGTTCATAAGTTTCTACATAGTTTCTAACCACACTAACATCATGTTCCGATTTTTTATCAAAATCATGAACACTACCTAATATCTTATAGATCTCATATCCACTCCCATCCTTGCTTTTAATTGGCTTGGAAAACTCATTTACCTTCAAAGAAAAAACAGACCCCACGTCTTCCTTTCTCTCAAAAGCAAGCTCAAAATCAAAATAGTACTTCCTAGAAGAAATAACTCCCTTAAAATTGGCAATATTCTCAGAGTAAACTTTAGCAACTTCCTCAAAAGGCATATTCTTGGACAACTTTTCATAAGCATCATTTGCCTCTCCTAAATTTTTAAATCGAATGGACGCAACTTCAATACTTTTAAATAAATTCAAATCTCTTTCGGCATAGGAAATTAATTCATCTTGTGGAAAATCTTGATATGAAAGCACAATATATGAAATATTTCTCCTAACTTTAGCCATATCCCTAATCGCATTAGGAAGAGAATCTGCAAATATCAAGCTACTATTCAATAAAATCTGTATGTTAGAAGAGAGTAAATCCTCCACCATTTCACTCTGGATTTTAAACTTCTGGTAATCAGAAACCTTATCATACCTCTTAGGACTGAAATTACCAGTAGAATCCAGGTACACAGGAGAATTCATTAAATTCTTATTTAACATATCCTTTGAAACATAAAAGCTATTAGCTCTTGCTAAATCAAGAAAAGCAAGATCCTCCACGTGCTTCACAAAAGCAAAGTTCCAGATAGAGTACTCCATATCAGAATTACTTTTATTCTGCATGAATCTAGAATAGAGATTTGAGTAATGACTAACATATCTAGCAAATCTACTATCCTTTTCATAATAAATTGGTTGCCCCTTATAAGAACCAAATTTCAACCCAGATGAATCAGTACTCTCAACCAAAGCCGGAATCAAGGGCGCAATAATGAACCCAAACACAATCAGTATAAGCGCTAAAAGACCCCAAACACCAACCCTCTTATCATCAGAATCAAAAGAACCAACCTTAGACGCATCTACCTCTACCCGTTTCACTCTCTTGTGCATAAAACAACCTTCAAAATTTCAATAAAAATAACATTTTAAGTACTAAAATAGCATAATTAAAGCATTATTTCAATTGAAATATTTAAGATTAAGGGCTACCTTGTAGGTTGGAGGTAGGACGCTTGCTGGTTTGGTGCTCTTTGACAGTTCAACAATGCACAGGGAGTTATGAAAGATAACAGTTTTACTATTCATATAAGACCGAACGAGCTCGGTAGGCTCATAAAGATAGTTTACGATAATTTTGGGATTAACCTCAGTGAGAAGAAGAAGTTGTTGATTGAGAGTCGCCTTTCGTCAACGATTAAGGCAAAAAGTTTTGGCAGTTTCACGGAGTATATTGACTACTTAGAAAGTGGTGAAAGTCAATTGCCCTTAATAGAGTTGGTGGATAAAATATCAACAAATCATACTTATTTTTTCAGAGAGCCTAATCATTTCGAGCTCCTTGAAAGAGAGCTTTTGCCGAAAATGATTAATAGGATGGCAAGATCGGAAGAGAAAGAGGTTCGTATATGGTCAGCTGGTTGTTCAAGTGGGGAAGAGCCATACACGATTGCAATGATAATAAATGAGTACATAAACAGTAATAAAATTTATTTAAAGGCAAAAATCTTGGCAACCGATATTTCAGTTACCGTATTAAGAGAAGCTAGCCAAGGAATTTACCCAGGAGATCGCGTAAAAACCCTGCCTAAGCATTTAAAATTTAAATACTTAAATCAACTTAAGGGTGACAAATTTGAAGTCAAAGATATACTTAAGACAATGGTTCAATTTAAAAAATTAAATTTAATGGATGAGTATTTCCCATTCAGAAAGAAATTTGATTTAATTTTTTGCAGAAATGTAATGATTTATTTCGATGAAACAACTAGAGATCTGCTTGCTGAAAAATTTAGCAAACACCTAAAAGGTGACTGCTATCTACTTATCGGCCACTCGGAAACAATTAGAGGAAATAAAAACTTCGAGTATGTTATGCCAGCAACATATAAGAAAATAAATTAACACAAAGCACGCCTATTGACCCTGTATCTTTTTATTCAGATAAATAAGCTCTTCAATAAGATTCTTTTCACTCAATAGACCTATGATACAGTTTTGCATGTTAAACACAGTCAATGATAAATACACATTTTGTATAAATTTACCGTCACTCATAAATTCTGCCTGCAAAGCATTAATGTTGGTAATTAAAGTCTCAATTTCACTAAGTTCATATTCAACATCATCAAAATTTCCTCTCTTAACCTCCTTTAAAAGTTTGTAAAGTCTATGCCTTACACTGCTAGCCTTATCTAGAATCAACACAAACTTATCGCCAATATATCTATTCAACTCATCGCTTAACATACAGCTCCCTCTAGGTCAAATTTACTTTTTCCCCCACCTTCACAAAGTAAAGCAATTCACCTATTGTAGCAACATGGTCTCCAACTCTTTCTAGAAAGCTATTTAAAAACAAGATATTTAGAAGATAATCCAAATTTTCCGGATTATTTTTCATAGCATCAATTACAACTGTTTTTTGCTTAGAAAATAATTTATCTATAATGTTGTCGTACTTTACTATTTTAAGTATTTTAGTAAAGTCCCCATCAAAGTAAGCATCAAAAATATTTGAAAGCATATCCTTTGCTGTATCTGCCATTTCTCTTAGAGGTTTAAGATAAAGATTAGCAGTGCAAAAATCCGTCACATTAGATTCCAAGAGAAGCACAACCTTTACAATTTTAGTAGAATGGTCCGCAATACGCTCAAGGGAACTTATTATCTTAATAATCGCTAAAATTTCCCTAAGTTCAGTAGCCACAGGATGTTCTGTAGCAATAATTCTTCCACATAAATCCTCAATATCATACTGATAATCGTCTATTATTTTTTCATCCTCATTAATGATCTTTTTAGCCAAATTTTTGTCCCTAGATTCTAAAGCTATTAAAGAATTCTCTATTATTTTAAGAACACATTCTTTCATATCCCAAAGATAATCTTTTATCACTTCAAGTTGTTTAGTAAGTTTGCGTCTAATCATACCAAATCCTCCTAAAAAAACCTTTTTAAAAACAAATACCCTAACCTAGACATCTCATAATAATTACTAAAAGGATAATCATCAATAACCCTCTTATAGTAATCAAGTGCTTTCAAAAAATCTCTGTACTTACTCTCGGTTTCATATAGCCTACCCAATAAATAATTGTATCTGTCTGGAAAACTCGCACTTATGTATTTCGGGAAATACAGAGAACTCAAATTTAAAAAAAACTCATACTCACCACTCAGTAACAAAAATTCAAGAATATCGAGATAAACATCTTCACTAAAATCAATATTATTCTCTATTAAGAATCTAACATCCCTTAGTACATTTTCTACCTTATTTAACTTAATTCCAAGACTAATAAGATGCAAAAAAATCTGATTAAAGTGACTGTCTCTTAAACGTAAGTAATTTTCATAAGAATTTAAATAATCCCCATTCTTATAATAAAGATCAGCCTTTAGTAGGGTATACTCACTCTCACTAAAACTATAACTGTTAAGTAACTTAATTGCACCCTTATAATCATTAATGTAAGATAAATTTAAAGCTCTTCTGATAATCTCCCTAGAACTTAAACCAGCAATATTATTTTGTGGTTTAATGCCTTCATCATCCTGAATATCTCCACCCAGCTGCCTCCCTTCCAAATTGTCAGGGACTCTTTGATCAATTTTCAAAATTACATTTTTAGTAAATTCCCTAGAATCCCTTACATTTTGATAACTAAAAGTTAATACAACACTCCCAACTTTATTTGAAGTCTGAAAAGTGAAAGTAGCTCCGTCCTGATAAGATTCTCCTAAAAGTCTAATAAAAGAACCGTTATCAGGATTTTTAATATAAATCCAAGACTCATCCTTAAAAAAAAAATTAAATTTTGAATTAGTTCTTACTAAAAATTCTCTTTCTTCACTACTAAAATCAAGCTCATAAGCTCCATAACTACTCTCAGTAGCAAACAAGAACACTGCATTCACAACTAAGAATAAAACAACAAAACAACCCTTATTCACTTCTAAT
This is a stretch of genomic DNA from Borrelia sp. P9F1. It encodes these proteins:
- a CDS encoding peptidylprolyl isomerase, whose amino-acid sequence is MHKRVKRVEVDASKVGSFDSDDKRVGVWGLLALILIVFGFIIAPLIPALVESTDSSGLKFGSYKGQPIYYEKDSRFARYVSHYSNLYSRFMQNKSNSDMEYSIWNFAFVKHVEDLAFLDLARANSFYVSKDMLNKNLMNSPVYLDSTGNFSPKRYDKVSDYQKFKIQSEMVEDLLSSNIQILLNSSLIFADSLPNAIRDMAKVRRNISYIVLSYQDFPQDELISYAERDLNLFKSIEVASIRFKNLGEANDAYEKLSKNMPFEEVAKVYSENIANFKGVISSRKYYFDFELAFERKEDVGSVFSLKVNEFSKPIKSKDGSGYEIYKILGSVHDFDKKSEHDVSVVRNYVETYEPSVIETFLENKLDGVVVEMGTDGVQKALRNHKLALKKDIVNLAYNMSVYPSTLGEELSGFKDSKDFYDIIFALKENHWSKPFLADRKIYVFSLNLRGGYSVESNHVKEDVIFDNLYQASNRLVIDSMLNKNNFEENFSEAFFALQNFN
- a CDS encoding protein-glutamate O-methyltransferase CheR; translation: MKDNSFTIHIRPNELGRLIKIVYDNFGINLSEKKKLLIESRLSSTIKAKSFGSFTEYIDYLESGESQLPLIELVDKISTNHTYFFREPNHFELLERELLPKMINRMARSEEKEVRIWSAGCSSGEEPYTIAMIINEYINSNKIYLKAKILATDISVTVLREASQGIYPGDRVKTLPKHLKFKYLNQLKGDKFEVKDILKTMVQFKKLNLMDEYFPFRKKFDLIFCRNVMIYFDETTRDLLAEKFSKHLKGDCYLLIGHSETIRGNKNFEYVMPATYKKIN
- a CDS encoding PTS lactose/cellobiose transporter subunit IIA, coding for MLSDELNRYIGDKFVLILDKASSVRHRLYKLLKEVKRGNFDDVEYELSEIETLITNINALQAEFMSDGKFIQNVYLSLTVFNMQNCIIGLLSEKNLIEELIYLNKKIQGQ
- the phoU gene encoding phosphate signaling complex protein PhoU, with product MIRRKLTKQLEVIKDYLWDMKECVLKIIENSLIALESRDKNLAKKIINEDEKIIDDYQYDIEDLCGRIIATEHPVATELREILAIIKIISSLERIADHSTKIVKVVLLLESNVTDFCTANLYLKPLREMADTAKDMLSNIFDAYFDGDFTKILKIVKYDNIIDKLFSKQKTVVIDAMKNNPENLDYLLNILFLNSFLERVGDHVATIGELLYFVKVGEKVNLT